The Ignisphaera sp. genome segment GTGGTATGGACTGCTCTTCAGTCCTGGGTACATAACCTCCTCAATTCTTGGGTGATCAGCCAGATACTCTGCGATCGCCTGGGCGTTTCTGCTATGCTTCTCGAATCTCACCTCAAGTGTTTTAACACCTCTTAGAATCATGTATGATTCGAATGGTTGTAGTATTCCCCCAAACATTCTCCTCCAATCCCACAAGACAGTTGTGTAGCTCTTGGAACCCGCAACAACACCTCCAACAACGTCGTTGTGACCTCCAAAGTATTTTGTCATGCTGTGAACAACGAGGTGTGCACCGTATTTAACTGGTTTTAGGATTACAGGTGTTGTGAATGTGTTGTCGACTACTAGAAGAGTTTTAGAGAGGTCTAGGTGTTTATACAGATACTCAAGATCTATAACCTTGTTTGTGGGGTTGGTCATAGTCTCTATAAACACCATAGATGTTTTGCTGTCTACAGCCTCAACTATTGCTTCTGCAGAAGGCCAGACCTTGGCGATTTTCAGACTAAGTTTCTCGGCTAGGTTGTTGAGGAGAACTATTGTGGAGCTGTATAGCTCCATCGGGATGACGACCCTGTCCCCAGGTCTAAGCCTCCACAGAAACGTTGTCGATATAGCGGCCATGCCACTATTAAACGCTAGTGCATCCTCAGTATTCTCAAGTTTTGCAACAACTCTTTCGAGAGCTCTTGTGGTGGGGTTCTCCTCTCTTCCATATCTAAGGTAGTTGCCCCTATCAATGAATATGGCATCTCCGGACTCATAGTCAATATATTCGTATATCACACCTAGGTAGATGGGCGGTATGTGAGATCCGAAGGCATCTCTATGCTCATGCCCATGAATAGCATCTGTAGAGAGTTTGGCCAAAGCGTTTCTCACCTCTATTCGCTTGCATATCAAATACTTTAAAAGCTTTATTCATTTAACAATAACGTTATGGCTATACCATAGTTGTGATCCGAGCTAACGATCTAGGATTGGAGATAAAGACTTTTAAGCCAGAACCTGTTT includes the following:
- a CDS encoding cystathionine gamma-synthase family protein, with the translated sequence MAKLSTDAIHGHEHRDAFGSHIPPIYLGVIYEYIDYESGDAIFIDRGNYLRYGREENPTTRALERVVAKLENTEDALAFNSGMAAISTTFLWRLRPGDRVVIPMELYSSTIVLLNNLAEKLSLKIAKVWPSAEAIVEAVDSKTSMVFIETMTNPTNKVIDLEYLYKHLDLSKTLLVVDNTFTTPVILKPVKYGAHLVVHSMTKYFGGHNDVVGGVVAGSKSYTTVLWDWRRMFGGILQPFESYMILRGVKTLEVRFEKHSRNAQAIAEYLADHPRIEEVMYPGLKSSPYHEIAKRIFEKPLFGGVISFKIKGTYQDVIKFLKRLKVIKRCPSLGGTESMAVLPAKAGSMFIEPEDRVKLGITENLIRLSVGLEDVEDLKEDISQALNI